In Primulina eburnea isolate SZY01 chromosome 14, ASM2296580v1, whole genome shotgun sequence, the following proteins share a genomic window:
- the LOC140812710 gene encoding uncharacterized protein yields the protein MQAIKEKLNDMSAMRKAKADAKQEEKEERELAKARVEVAHEVRLAREAEAAMDLHVNKAVGKVEEHEKKHPNPNNRTAACMDTTTPDSYAYARHPNSPAASPGYSTNTAYGSAHGGDPQDPYDCDGFDTTTNVGSGATTGTGYTRNKSGGPPTNLL from the exons ATGCAGGCAATCAAGGAAAAGTTGAACGACATGAGCGCAATGCGCAAAGCCAAGGCCGATGCAAAACAAGAGGAAAAG GAAGAGAGAGAGTTGGCCAAAGCAAGAGTGGAGGTAGCCCACGAGGTGAGACTGGCCCGAGAAGCTGAAGCGGCCATGGATCTCCATGTCAACAAAGCTGTCGGGAAGGTGGAGGAGCATGAGAAAAAGCACCCAAATCCCAACAACAGAACCGCCGCCTGCATGGACACCACCACGCCGGACTCTTACGCTTATGCTCGGCATCCCAATTCCCCGGCGGCATCGCCTGGATATTCAACCAACACTGCGTATGGCAGCGCTCATGGCGGCGACCCACAAGATCCCTATGACTGTGACGGTTTTGATACGACCACCAACGTGGGCTCCGGTGCCACCACCGGAACCGGATACACTCGTAACAAGTCCGGCGGCCCACCCACCAACTTGCTCTGA
- the LOC140812709 gene encoding heavy metal-associated isoprenylated plant protein 4, which yields MAKEEKKVEVITAVYKAYLHCPKCAVDIQRPLMGIPGVQNVDVKFENGEITVKGINIDAKKIHARLEKWSKKKVQFVSESKSKLDEDKKIKETIKTITMKAYLHCDECEKEARRRLLNHKGVHNVKTDIKAQTITVEGAIESEKLVKFMRERVHKYVEIIPPKEKKEEKKEEKKDEKKDEKKEEKKEEKKDEKKEEKKEEKKVEKKDEKKEEKKDGKKVGEFKEIEKIEVKNKEVEVPYFIHYVYAPQLFSDENPNACSIF from the exons ATGgcaaaagaagaaaagaaagttgAAGTAATCACTGCTGTTTACAAAGCTTATTTGCATTGCCCAAAATGTGCAGTCGACATTCAAAGGCCTCTCATGGGAATCCCAG GAGTACAAAATGTGGACGTAAAATTTGAAAATGGTGAGATTACAGTTAAAGGTATCAATATTGATGCAAAGAAGATTCATGCACGCCTAGAGAAATGGAGTAAGAAAAAAGTTCAATTTGTCTCGGAAAGTAAGTCCAAACTGGATGAAGATAAAAAA ATCAAGGAGACTATAAAAACCATAACTATGAAGGCTTACTTGCACTGTGATGAATGTGAGAAGGAGGCACGTAGGAGATTGCTCAATCACAAAG GTGTACATAATGTAAAAACGGACATAAAAGCTCAAACTATAACGGTCGAAGGTGCGATAGAATCCGAAAAGCTCGTAAAATTTATGCGCGAAAGGGTTCACAAGTACGTTGAAATCATACCACCTAAGGAgaagaaagaagagaaaaaagaagagaaaaaggaTGAGAAAAAAGATGAGAAAAAAGAAGAGAAGAAGGAGGAAAAGAAAGATGAGAAAAAAGAAGAGAAGAAGGAGGAAAAGAAAGTAGAGAAGAAGGATGAGAAAAAAGAAGAGAAGAAGGATGGGAAAAAAGTCGGGGAATTTAAGGAAATAGAGAAAATAGAAGTTAAAAACAAGGAGGTGGAAGTGCCTTACTTCATCCATTATGTGTATGCACCTCAATTGTTTAGCGATGAAAATCCGAATGCATGTTCCATTTTTTAG
- the LOC140811305 gene encoding uncharacterized protein, with amino-acid sequence MGSKDRESSVTSESSWRTQKCIKIVEEKRIKWFSMKERITELVSNVNISNVREIAAEISKEDLFEGRGVFCQEIMKSQMNSPRLTNVYAALVAIINSNFPDLGLLLVKRVLLKLKDEYNYDGRSGNMKRLRVLSKFLAHFVNQLVVHPLLANDVCLFLMGNPNSEHVEVAVKFCIECGSTFKEFLPIKFRTVLQEFYRVCHEVEIERSVRFLILMLFKIQKRGFRDYPGMIDELKLVKSRDKQIHQVSMLHILDPESSADDFEVDPHDFCGIDDSSEDDDDEVSSQKH; translated from the coding sequence ATGGGATCCAAAGACAGAGAGTCTTCTGTTACCAGTGAATCTTCTTGGCGGACGCAGAAATGTATAAAGATCGTCGAGGAAAAGAGGATTAAGTGGTTCTCCATGAAAGAAAGAATCACGGAACTAGTGAGCAACGTGAATATCTCCAACGTCCGAGAAATCGCGGCAGAAATCTCGAAAGAAGATCTGTTTGAGGGTAGGGGTGTGTTCTGTCAAGAGATTATGAAATCCCAGATGAATTCTCCTCGGTTAACCAATGTTTATGCTGCTTTAGTGGCAATCATCAACTCTAATTTCCCTGACTTGGGGCTTCTGCTGGTGAAAAGGGTTCTTTTAAAGCTTAAAGACGAGTATAATTACGATGGCAGAAGCGGTAACATGAAAAGATTGCGGGTTCTTTCCAAGTTCTTGGCGCACTTTGTGAATCAGTTGGTCGTTCACCCGCTTTTGGCGAATGACGTGTGCTTGTTTCTGATGGGGAATCCGAACTCCGAACACGTCGAGGTTGCGGTGAAGTTCTGCATCGAATGTGGCTCGACTTTCAAAGAATTCTTGCCCATCAAGTTCAGGACTGTTCTTCAGGAGTTTTATAGGGTTTGTCACGAGGTAGAGATAGAAAGGAGTGTTCGCTTCTTGATTTTGATGCTTTTCAAGATTCAAAAACGTGGGTTTAGGGATTATCCGGGGATGATAGATGAATTGAAACTTGTTAAGAGTAGAGATAAACAGATTCATCAAGTGTCTATGTTGCATATTCTTGACCCTGAGAGCAGTGCTGATGATTTTGAGGTTGATCCTCATGACTTTTGTGGTATTGACGACAGTTCAGAAGATGACGACGACGAGGTGTCGTCTCAGAAACATTAG
- the LOC140812818 gene encoding benzoate carboxyl methyltransferase-like, whose amino-acid sequence MGVKEVTVHMTVGNGETSYANNSAHQKIGISKAKYVLDECLKQMVADNGFSKCFKMVDLGCSSGPNTLSVVAEIINTIGRLRKLNNVDHELPEMEVFLNDLEGNDFNNLFKLLPSFYKKLNEVTGNEGIRCFVSGLPGSFYGRLFPSNTLNFVYSSFSLQWLSKIPEGLENNKENIHMAMASPPEIFEAYARQYRQDFTTFLTSRGEEMVPGGRMVLTFVGRSVEDPSTKDDCAHFTLLASSLLEMVNEGLVKESDLHSFNMPIYTPSKQDVEGVIHKQGSFNLDKFEPFLVPWDAHVKHEDTLDQISQLCANGSAPDHSRGKRVSDFIRAYTEPVLTSHFGSSIIDNLYGKYAKKLAEYLSTEQPSFYNIIICLSKK is encoded by the exons ATGGGAGTAAAGGAAGTTACTGTGCACATGACTGTAGGAAATGGTGAAACTAGCTACGCCAACAATTCTGCCCATCAA AAAATAGGGATATCGAAAGCGAAGTATGTCTTGGATGAGTGCCTCAAACAAATGGTCGCGGATAATGGATTCTCGAAATGCTTCAAGATGGTTGATTTGGGTTGTTCGTCTGGACCCAACACGCTCTCTGTCGTCGCTGAGATAATTAACACGATCGGAAGGTTGCGTAAGTTGAACAATGTTGATCATGAGTTGCCTGAAATGGAAGTGTTTTTGAATGATCTTGAAGGGAATGACTTCAACAACTTGTTTAAGTTGCTGCcgagtttttacaagaaactGAATGAGGTGACGGGAAACGAAGGGATTAGATGCTTTGTTTCTGGTTTGCCGGGATCTTTCTATGGCAGACTGTTTCCAAGCAACACTCTCAACTTTGTTTACTCGTCCTTCAGTCTCCAGTGGCTCTCTAAG ATTCCTGAAGGACTGGAGAATAACAAAGAGAACATTCACATGGCAATGGCAAGTCCCCCGGAGATATTCGAAGCATATGCAAGACAATATCGCCAGGATTTCACCACATTCTTGACTTCACGGGGTGAGGAAATGGTCCCGGGTGGCCGTATGGTTCTCACATTTGTCGGCAGAAGTGTCGAGGACCCGTCCACAAAAGATGACTGCGCACATTTCACACTTCTTGCGAGCTCACTTCTTGAAATGGTGAATGAG GGACTTGTGAAGGAGAGTGATTTGCATTCATTCAACATGCCTATATACACACCAAGCAAACAAGACGTGGAGGGAGTGATACACAAACAGGGATCCTTCAATCTCGACAAGTTCGAGCCCTTTCTAGTTCCTTGGGATGCACATGTCAAACATGAAGATACACTAGACCAGATTTCTCAGCTTTGCGCCAACGGGTCCGCCCCAGACCACAGCCGTGGAAAACGCGTCTCAGATTTCATCCGGGCTTATACAGAACCGGTATTGACGAGCCATTTCGGGAGTTCCATCATAGACAACTTGTATGGAAAATATGCAAAGAAACTCGCTGAGTATCTGTCAACGGAGCAACCATCTTTCTACAATATTATCATTTGCTTGAGTAAGAAATGA
- the LOC140812986 gene encoding uncharacterized protein isoform X2, whose product MGTTKKIIAICQSGGEFVSNKDDGSLYYAGGEAYALDLDQHTQLKDFKHELAETFQCGVDGMGIKYFLPGNRKTLISISKDKDLHRMVNFFKESDQVEVFVFTASRNVSNMPASRSSRTIASESELPTDVPVDLMQTDDAIVLDEPIETTTLDVYPFGHEDKHRRAATQWENIITGVDQRFNTFAEFREALHKYSIAHGFTYKYKKNDSHRVTAKCKTEGCPWRIYASRLATTQLICIKKMNPEHTCEGATVKAGYRATRGWIGSIIKEKLKVSPNYKPKDIASDIKRDYGIQLNYTQAWRAKEIAREQLQGSYREAYSQLPLFCEKIMETNPGSLATLSTKEDSSFRQLFVSFHASISGFHQCRPLIFLDSTLLYSKYQGTLLAATAADGNDDFFPVAFAVVDEETENNWHWFLSQLKSALSTSEQITFVSDFQKGIRESLLGIFGKECCHGYCLRCLAEKLNKDLKGQFSHDARRLMVQDFYAAAYAPKLEVFESCVKNIKAISDEAYNWVISSEPDHWANAFFGGARYNHMTSNFGQQFYSWVSEVDELPITQMVDVLRGKIMELIYRRRLESTQWVTRLTPFMEDRLQNEAAKSRSLHVLLSHGSVFEVRGESVEIVDIDHWDCSCKGWQLTGLPCCHAIAVLECLGRSLYDYCSRYFMSESYRLTYSESINPIPTMEKQEQSEVLVEATIVTPPPTKRAPGRPKMKSADSVDIIKRQLQCSKCKGLGHNKKTCK is encoded by the exons ATGGGTACGACGAAGAAAATTATAGCCATATGCCAATCTGGAGGGGAATTTGTGAGCAACAAAGATGATGGGTCCTTATATTATGCGGGTGGGGAAGCTTATGCCTTGGACCTGGATCAGCACACCCAATTGAAAGATTTCAAACATGAACTTGCTGAAACATTTCAATGCGGTGTGGATGGCATGGGGATCAAGTATTTTCTCCCTGGGAACAGGAAGACCCTCATCAGTATATCTAAGGATAAGGACCTTCACCGCATGGTTAACTTCTTTAAGGAATCTGACCAGGTGGAAGTTTTTGTATTTACTGCTTCCCGAAATGTGTCCAATATGCCTGCCAGTAG GTCTAGCAGAACGATTGCTTCTGAGTCAGAACTTCCTACTGATGTCCCTGTGGACCTTATGCAAACTGATGATGCAATTGTCTTGGATGAACCTATTGAAACTACAACACTTGATGTTTATCCTTTTGGCCATGAAGATAAGCACCGTAGAGCAGCGACTCAGTGGGAAAATATTATCACTGGTGTGGACCAAAGATTTAATACATTTGCCGAATTCCGTGAAGCTCTGCATAAGTACTCGATTGCCCATGGATTCACCTACAAATATAAGAAAAACGACAGTCATCGTGTTACTGCCAAGTGCAAAACAGAAGGCTGTCCATGGCGTATATATGCATCTAGATTGGCTACCACTCAACTAATATGCATAAAGAAAATGAATCCGGAGCACACTTGTGAAGGGGCTACTGTAAAAGCTGGTTATAGGGCGACTAGAGGATGGATAGGAAGCATCATTAAGGAAAAATTGAAAGTTTCTCCAAATTACAAGCCAAAAGACATAGCGAGTGACATCAAACGTGATTATGGCATTCAGTTGAATTATACTCAAGCTTGGCGAGCCAAGGAGATTGCACGAGAGCAGCTTCAGGGTTCATACAGAGAGGCGTATTCACAGTTACCACTTTTTTGTGAGAAGATAATGGAGACTAATCCCGGTAGTCTCGCCACATTGAGTACGAAAGAAGATTCAAGCTTCCGCCAACTTTTTGTCTCGTTTCATGCCTCAATATCTGGTTTTCACCAGTGTCGCCCCCTTATTTTTCTTGATAGCACTCTTCTTTACTCAAAATACCAAGGTACTTTATTAGCAGCTACTGCGGCAGATGGGAATGATGATTTTTTCCCTGTAGCATTTGCTGTGGTTGACGAAGAAACCGAAAATAACTGGCACTGGTTTCTGTCACAATTAAAATCTGCTCTCTCGACATCTGAGCAAATTACTTTTGTTTCCGATTTCCAGAAAGGCATAAGAGAATCTTTGCTCGGCATTTTTGGCAAGGAATGCTGCCATGGTTACTGTCTGCGCTGTCTTGCTGAGAAACTTAATAAAGATCTCAAAGGACAATTTTCACATGATGCTAGGCGGCTCATGGTTCAAGATTTCTATGCGGCTGCCTATGCACCAAAACTCGAGGTGTTTGAAAGTTGTGTAAAAAACATAAAGGCCATCTCAGATGAGGCTTATAATTGGGTCATCAGTAGTGAGCCAGATCACTGGGCTAACGCATTTTTTGGTGGGGCGAGATACAATCACATGACATCCAACTTCGGCCAACAGTTTTACAGTTGGGTGTCTGAGGTGGATGAGTTGCCAATTACTCAGATGGTCGATGTTTTGCGCGGCAAGATCATGGAACTAATTTATAGGCGAAGGCTTGAATCGACCCAGTGGGTTACAAGGTTGACACCTTTTATGGAGGACAGGCTTCAGAATGAGGCAGCAAAATCTAGATCACTTCACGTGTTACTCTCACATGGGAGTGTCTTTGAGGTCCGTGGTGAATCTGTTGAAATAGTTGATATCGATCACTGGGACTGTAGTTGCAAAGGATGGCAGCTCACAGGATTGCCTTGTTGTCATGCTATTGCTGTTCTTGAATGCCTTGGCAGGAGCCTCTATGATTATTGCTCTAGATACTTCATGTCGGAAAGCTACCGTTTGACTTATTCGGAGTCGATCAACCCCATACCAACTATGGAGAAACAAGAGCAAAGTGAAGTGCTGGTGGAAGCGACTATAGTAACTCCTCCGCCTACTAAGCGCGCTCCAGGCCGACCAAAGATGAAATCTGCAGACTCTGTGGATATCATTAAGCGCCAGCTCCAGTGTAGTAAATGCAAGGGCCTCGGCCACAATAAGAAAACATGCAAGTAA
- the LOC140812986 gene encoding uncharacterized protein isoform X1 → MGTTKKIIAICQSGGEFVSNKDDGSLYYAGGEAYALDLDQHTQLKDFKHELAETFQCGVDGMGIKYFLPGNRKTLISISKDKDLHRMVNFFKESDQVEVFVFTASRNVSNMPASRSSRTIASESELPTDVPVDLMQTDDAIVLDEPIETTTLDVYPFGHEDKHRRAATQWENIITGVDQRFNTFAEFREALHKYSIAHGFTYKYKKNDSHRVTAKCKTEGCPWRIYASRLATTQLICIKKMNPEHTCEGATVKAGYRATRGWIGSIIKEKLKVSPNYKPKDIASDIKRDYGIQLNYTQAWRAKEIAREQLQGSYREAYSQLPLFCEKIMETNPGSLATLSTKEDSSFRQLFVSFHASISGFHQCRPLIFLDSTLLYSKYQGTLLAATAADGNDDFFPVAFAVVDEETENNWHWFLSQLKSALSTSEQITFVSDFQKGIRESLLGIFGKECCHGYCLRCLAEKLNKDLKGQFSHDARRLMVQDFYAAAYAPKLEVFESCVKNIKAISDEAYNWVISSEPDHWANAFFGGARYNHMTSNFGQQFYSWVSEVDELPITQMVDVLRGKIMELIYRRRLESTQWVTRLTPFMEDRLQNEAAKSRSLHVLLSHGSVFEVRGESVEIVDIDHWDCSCKGWQLTGLPCCHAIAVLECLGRSLYDYCSRYFMSESYRLTYSESINPIPTMEKQEQSEVLVEATIVTPPPTKRAPGRPKMKSADSVDIIKRQLQCSKCKGLGHNKKTCNKAKGLEEPETPLLIWGPTSDNEPEPELEREPEPEPEREPIGSS, encoded by the exons ATGGGTACGACGAAGAAAATTATAGCCATATGCCAATCTGGAGGGGAATTTGTGAGCAACAAAGATGATGGGTCCTTATATTATGCGGGTGGGGAAGCTTATGCCTTGGACCTGGATCAGCACACCCAATTGAAAGATTTCAAACATGAACTTGCTGAAACATTTCAATGCGGTGTGGATGGCATGGGGATCAAGTATTTTCTCCCTGGGAACAGGAAGACCCTCATCAGTATATCTAAGGATAAGGACCTTCACCGCATGGTTAACTTCTTTAAGGAATCTGACCAGGTGGAAGTTTTTGTATTTACTGCTTCCCGAAATGTGTCCAATATGCCTGCCAGTAG GTCTAGCAGAACGATTGCTTCTGAGTCAGAACTTCCTACTGATGTCCCTGTGGACCTTATGCAAACTGATGATGCAATTGTCTTGGATGAACCTATTGAAACTACAACACTTGATGTTTATCCTTTTGGCCATGAAGATAAGCACCGTAGAGCAGCGACTCAGTGGGAAAATATTATCACTGGTGTGGACCAAAGATTTAATACATTTGCCGAATTCCGTGAAGCTCTGCATAAGTACTCGATTGCCCATGGATTCACCTACAAATATAAGAAAAACGACAGTCATCGTGTTACTGCCAAGTGCAAAACAGAAGGCTGTCCATGGCGTATATATGCATCTAGATTGGCTACCACTCAACTAATATGCATAAAGAAAATGAATCCGGAGCACACTTGTGAAGGGGCTACTGTAAAAGCTGGTTATAGGGCGACTAGAGGATGGATAGGAAGCATCATTAAGGAAAAATTGAAAGTTTCTCCAAATTACAAGCCAAAAGACATAGCGAGTGACATCAAACGTGATTATGGCATTCAGTTGAATTATACTCAAGCTTGGCGAGCCAAGGAGATTGCACGAGAGCAGCTTCAGGGTTCATACAGAGAGGCGTATTCACAGTTACCACTTTTTTGTGAGAAGATAATGGAGACTAATCCCGGTAGTCTCGCCACATTGAGTACGAAAGAAGATTCAAGCTTCCGCCAACTTTTTGTCTCGTTTCATGCCTCAATATCTGGTTTTCACCAGTGTCGCCCCCTTATTTTTCTTGATAGCACTCTTCTTTACTCAAAATACCAAGGTACTTTATTAGCAGCTACTGCGGCAGATGGGAATGATGATTTTTTCCCTGTAGCATTTGCTGTGGTTGACGAAGAAACCGAAAATAACTGGCACTGGTTTCTGTCACAATTAAAATCTGCTCTCTCGACATCTGAGCAAATTACTTTTGTTTCCGATTTCCAGAAAGGCATAAGAGAATCTTTGCTCGGCATTTTTGGCAAGGAATGCTGCCATGGTTACTGTCTGCGCTGTCTTGCTGAGAAACTTAATAAAGATCTCAAAGGACAATTTTCACATGATGCTAGGCGGCTCATGGTTCAAGATTTCTATGCGGCTGCCTATGCACCAAAACTCGAGGTGTTTGAAAGTTGTGTAAAAAACATAAAGGCCATCTCAGATGAGGCTTATAATTGGGTCATCAGTAGTGAGCCAGATCACTGGGCTAACGCATTTTTTGGTGGGGCGAGATACAATCACATGACATCCAACTTCGGCCAACAGTTTTACAGTTGGGTGTCTGAGGTGGATGAGTTGCCAATTACTCAGATGGTCGATGTTTTGCGCGGCAAGATCATGGAACTAATTTATAGGCGAAGGCTTGAATCGACCCAGTGGGTTACAAGGTTGACACCTTTTATGGAGGACAGGCTTCAGAATGAGGCAGCAAAATCTAGATCACTTCACGTGTTACTCTCACATGGGAGTGTCTTTGAGGTCCGTGGTGAATCTGTTGAAATAGTTGATATCGATCACTGGGACTGTAGTTGCAAAGGATGGCAGCTCACAGGATTGCCTTGTTGTCATGCTATTGCTGTTCTTGAATGCCTTGGCAGGAGCCTCTATGATTATTGCTCTAGATACTTCATGTCGGAAAGCTACCGTTTGACTTATTCGGAGTCGATCAACCCCATACCAACTATGGAGAAACAAGAGCAAAGTGAAGTGCTGGTGGAAGCGACTATAGTAACTCCTCCGCCTACTAAGCGCGCTCCAGGCCGACCAAAGATGAAATCTGCAGACTCTGTGGATATCATTAAGCGCCAGCTCCAGTGTAGTAAATGCAAGGGCCTCGGCCACAATAAGAAAACATGCAA CAAGGCCAAGGGGCTTGAAGAACCAGAGACTCCTCTTTTGATTTGGGGGCCGACGAGCGACAATGAGCCCGAGCCAGAACTGGAACGGGAACCAGAACCGGAACCGGAACGCGAACCCATAGGAAGCAGTTGA
- the LOC140812986 gene encoding uncharacterized protein isoform X3 produces MQTDDAIVLDEPIETTTLDVYPFGHEDKHRRAATQWENIITGVDQRFNTFAEFREALHKYSIAHGFTYKYKKNDSHRVTAKCKTEGCPWRIYASRLATTQLICIKKMNPEHTCEGATVKAGYRATRGWIGSIIKEKLKVSPNYKPKDIASDIKRDYGIQLNYTQAWRAKEIAREQLQGSYREAYSQLPLFCEKIMETNPGSLATLSTKEDSSFRQLFVSFHASISGFHQCRPLIFLDSTLLYSKYQGTLLAATAADGNDDFFPVAFAVVDEETENNWHWFLSQLKSALSTSEQITFVSDFQKGIRESLLGIFGKECCHGYCLRCLAEKLNKDLKGQFSHDARRLMVQDFYAAAYAPKLEVFESCVKNIKAISDEAYNWVISSEPDHWANAFFGGARYNHMTSNFGQQFYSWVSEVDELPITQMVDVLRGKIMELIYRRRLESTQWVTRLTPFMEDRLQNEAAKSRSLHVLLSHGSVFEVRGESVEIVDIDHWDCSCKGWQLTGLPCCHAIAVLECLGRSLYDYCSRYFMSESYRLTYSESINPIPTMEKQEQSEVLVEATIVTPPPTKRAPGRPKMKSADSVDIIKRQLQCSKCKGLGHNKKTCNKAKGLEEPETPLLIWGPTSDNEPEPELEREPEPEPEREPIGSS; encoded by the exons ATGCAAACTGATGATGCAATTGTCTTGGATGAACCTATTGAAACTACAACACTTGATGTTTATCCTTTTGGCCATGAAGATAAGCACCGTAGAGCAGCGACTCAGTGGGAAAATATTATCACTGGTGTGGACCAAAGATTTAATACATTTGCCGAATTCCGTGAAGCTCTGCATAAGTACTCGATTGCCCATGGATTCACCTACAAATATAAGAAAAACGACAGTCATCGTGTTACTGCCAAGTGCAAAACAGAAGGCTGTCCATGGCGTATATATGCATCTAGATTGGCTACCACTCAACTAATATGCATAAAGAAAATGAATCCGGAGCACACTTGTGAAGGGGCTACTGTAAAAGCTGGTTATAGGGCGACTAGAGGATGGATAGGAAGCATCATTAAGGAAAAATTGAAAGTTTCTCCAAATTACAAGCCAAAAGACATAGCGAGTGACATCAAACGTGATTATGGCATTCAGTTGAATTATACTCAAGCTTGGCGAGCCAAGGAGATTGCACGAGAGCAGCTTCAGGGTTCATACAGAGAGGCGTATTCACAGTTACCACTTTTTTGTGAGAAGATAATGGAGACTAATCCCGGTAGTCTCGCCACATTGAGTACGAAAGAAGATTCAAGCTTCCGCCAACTTTTTGTCTCGTTTCATGCCTCAATATCTGGTTTTCACCAGTGTCGCCCCCTTATTTTTCTTGATAGCACTCTTCTTTACTCAAAATACCAAGGTACTTTATTAGCAGCTACTGCGGCAGATGGGAATGATGATTTTTTCCCTGTAGCATTTGCTGTGGTTGACGAAGAAACCGAAAATAACTGGCACTGGTTTCTGTCACAATTAAAATCTGCTCTCTCGACATCTGAGCAAATTACTTTTGTTTCCGATTTCCAGAAAGGCATAAGAGAATCTTTGCTCGGCATTTTTGGCAAGGAATGCTGCCATGGTTACTGTCTGCGCTGTCTTGCTGAGAAACTTAATAAAGATCTCAAAGGACAATTTTCACATGATGCTAGGCGGCTCATGGTTCAAGATTTCTATGCGGCTGCCTATGCACCAAAACTCGAGGTGTTTGAAAGTTGTGTAAAAAACATAAAGGCCATCTCAGATGAGGCTTATAATTGGGTCATCAGTAGTGAGCCAGATCACTGGGCTAACGCATTTTTTGGTGGGGCGAGATACAATCACATGACATCCAACTTCGGCCAACAGTTTTACAGTTGGGTGTCTGAGGTGGATGAGTTGCCAATTACTCAGATGGTCGATGTTTTGCGCGGCAAGATCATGGAACTAATTTATAGGCGAAGGCTTGAATCGACCCAGTGGGTTACAAGGTTGACACCTTTTATGGAGGACAGGCTTCAGAATGAGGCAGCAAAATCTAGATCACTTCACGTGTTACTCTCACATGGGAGTGTCTTTGAGGTCCGTGGTGAATCTGTTGAAATAGTTGATATCGATCACTGGGACTGTAGTTGCAAAGGATGGCAGCTCACAGGATTGCCTTGTTGTCATGCTATTGCTGTTCTTGAATGCCTTGGCAGGAGCCTCTATGATTATTGCTCTAGATACTTCATGTCGGAAAGCTACCGTTTGACTTATTCGGAGTCGATCAACCCCATACCAACTATGGAGAAACAAGAGCAAAGTGAAGTGCTGGTGGAAGCGACTATAGTAACTCCTCCGCCTACTAAGCGCGCTCCAGGCCGACCAAAGATGAAATCTGCAGACTCTGTGGATATCATTAAGCGCCAGCTCCAGTGTAGTAAATGCAAGGGCCTCGGCCACAATAAGAAAACATGCAA CAAGGCCAAGGGGCTTGAAGAACCAGAGACTCCTCTTTTGATTTGGGGGCCGACGAGCGACAATGAGCCCGAGCCAGAACTGGAACGGGAACCAGAACCGGAACCGGAACGCGAACCCATAGGAAGCAGTTGA